Proteins co-encoded in one Metabacillus sp. KUDC1714 genomic window:
- a CDS encoding DUF445 domain-containing protein: MNNLTMTIVMIVVGAAIGGVTNHLAIKMLFHPYKPLYLFGKRIPFTPGLIPKRRQELANQMGKMVVEHLLTVEGIKRKFMQTQFQQQLISWGETQVRKLTNSDKTASQLIATFQDGNPSELVNFKLKKFLQSKFVGIVEGNKDKSLQEMLPKEILDDVYIAIPKLGEFITVKGIAYFESKEGKQRLGKMIEDFLSTRGMLGNMIGMFLGNDSLIDKVQPEVLKFLKNQETKNLVSTLIAKEWNNIQEMTLEDIDQKWEIAQKGSKMVGTIVEQLNVDELLTTPISVYLKPNEETILGEWLPKVVEITTGYLVTHLDGMLKQLKLEEVVREQVESFPVERLEDMILSISRREFKMITYLGALLGGIIGGLQAIVVMFL, translated from the coding sequence ATGAACAATTTAACAATGACAATAGTAATGATTGTAGTGGGTGCAGCCATAGGTGGAGTAACAAACCATTTAGCAATTAAGATGCTTTTCCATCCTTATAAGCCGCTATATTTGTTTGGGAAGAGAATTCCTTTTACACCTGGGCTTATACCAAAAAGAAGACAGGAACTTGCAAACCAAATGGGTAAAATGGTTGTTGAGCATTTGTTAACAGTTGAAGGGATTAAGCGTAAGTTTATGCAGACGCAATTTCAGCAACAGCTAATTTCTTGGGGAGAAACTCAAGTTAGAAAGCTTACAAACTCAGACAAAACAGCTTCACAGCTTATTGCTACTTTTCAAGATGGAAATCCTTCTGAGCTAGTAAACTTTAAATTGAAAAAGTTTTTGCAAAGCAAGTTTGTAGGTATAGTGGAAGGCAATAAGGATAAATCACTGCAGGAAATGTTACCGAAGGAAATCCTTGATGATGTATACATAGCTATTCCTAAGCTTGGAGAATTTATTACAGTTAAAGGAATTGCTTATTTTGAGAGTAAGGAAGGTAAGCAGCGCCTAGGTAAAATGATTGAAGATTTTCTTTCAACAAGAGGAATGCTTGGAAATATGATTGGCATGTTTTTAGGTAACGATAGTCTCATTGATAAAGTTCAACCAGAAGTCCTTAAGTTTTTGAAAAATCAAGAAACGAAAAACCTTGTAAGTACGTTAATCGCAAAAGAGTGGAATAACATTCAAGAGATGACGCTTGAGGATATTGATCAGAAGTGGGAAATTGCACAAAAGGGATCAAAAATGGTTGGGACAATTGTTGAGCAATTAAATGTTGATGAGCTGTTAACTACTCCGATTTCCGTTTATTTAAAGCCAAATGAGGAAACAATCCTTGGAGAATGGCTTCCAAAGGTTGTTGAAATAACAACCGGTTACCTTGTTACACATTTAGATGGAATGCTAAAACAGCTTAAATTAGAAGAAGTAGTGCGTGAACAAGTAGAATCATTCCCTGTAGAACGACTAGAAGATATGATTCTTTCAATATCACGAAGAGAATTTAAAATGATTACCTATTTAGGTGCGCTTCTTGGTGGGATTATTGGTGGATTACAAGCTATTGTTGTGATGTTTCTATAA
- a CDS encoding YlbF family regulator has protein sequence MSNNLYDVAYNLEKALRESDDFKALKRLYEEVNADESASKMFESFRNIQLNLQQKQMSGEEITQEEIEQAQKSVQLVQQHEKIAQLMAAEQRLSMVVTELNKIIMKPLEEMYGSL, from the coding sequence ATGTCTAACAATTTATATGATGTTGCATACAATTTAGAGAAAGCCTTACGTGAAAGTGACGATTTTAAAGCGTTAAAACGACTTTATGAAGAAGTTAATGCAGATGAGTCAGCAAGCAAAATGTTTGAAAGCTTCCGTAATATTCAATTAAATCTTCAGCAAAAGCAAATGTCTGGAGAAGAAATCACACAAGAAGAAATTGAACAAGCGCAAAAATCTGTTCAACTTGTTCAACAACATGAAAAGATTGCTCAACTAATGGCAGCAGAGCAACGATTAAGCATGGTCGTAACAGAGTTAAATAAAATCATCATGAAGCCACTTGAAGAAATGTATGGAAGTCTCTAA
- a CDS encoding Cof-type HAD-IIB family hydrolase, with protein MTHYRLLALNIDGTLLRSNGRLQPSTKEAIEYVKDKGVYVTFVTNRHFQSAKKLAKALKLNSLLVTHGGAFISDNLDEPIVEKRISEEMTFNLVQVLENFKCNIRITHERFSIGNRKKIASNLLSKSILNTSDSMFYPVQFVDSLGDSLRDEPVGATKIDVHFSSEEEKEEAAELVIEAFDKVDVRVNQAKKLEIVRKGASKENGLRALASHLKIPIEKTVAIGDSEDDIGIITSAGLGVAMWNAPFDVKRAADWVTRSNNQQGVAYMVKEHFRKQQRLDFLRKIKVDK; from the coding sequence GTGACTCATTATCGGTTGCTAGCATTAAATATCGATGGAACATTGCTTCGTTCGAATGGTCGCCTCCAGCCGTCAACGAAAGAAGCTATTGAGTATGTTAAGGATAAAGGGGTTTATGTTACTTTTGTAACAAACAGGCATTTTCAATCAGCGAAAAAGCTTGCAAAGGCATTAAAGCTAAACTCATTATTAGTAACTCACGGGGGAGCATTTATTTCAGATAATCTTGATGAGCCTATAGTTGAAAAAAGAATTTCCGAAGAGATGACGTTTAATCTCGTTCAAGTGCTTGAAAATTTCAAATGTAATATTCGCATTACGCATGAACGCTTTTCAATTGGAAATAGAAAAAAAATTGCTTCAAATTTGCTTAGTAAATCAATTCTAAACACATCAGATTCGATGTTTTATCCTGTGCAATTTGTTGATTCATTAGGAGATTCGTTAAGAGATGAGCCAGTTGGAGCAACAAAGATTGACGTGCATTTTTCTAGTGAGGAAGAAAAAGAAGAAGCTGCTGAATTAGTAATTGAAGCTTTTGATAAAGTTGATGTTAGAGTGAATCAAGCGAAAAAGCTTGAGATCGTAAGAAAAGGCGCTTCAAAAGAAAATGGATTACGTGCACTAGCTAGCCATTTGAAAATTCCAATCGAAAAAACAGTCGCGATTGGAGATAGCGAAGATGATATAGGAATAATTACTTCAGCAGGGCTGGGTGTAGCGATGTGGAATGCTCCATTTGATGTAAAGAGAGCAGCAGATTGGGTGACTCGTTCTAACAATCAACAAGGTGTAGCTTACATGGTAAAGGAGCATTTTCGAAAACAACAAAGATTAGATTTTTTGCGTAAAATTAAGGTTGATAAATAA
- a CDS encoding phosphatidate cytidylyltransferase, which yields MVTTIWTLSVILLGLSFVSILFIVLKRKEPNKDFSAVSLRIKTWWGMFVVFCMATLFNPAVSLLSLMILCFFGLKEYFSMMKTRKADRRLFLWSYLAIPLQFYWIYIGWYGMFIVFIPVYVFLFLPLPRLIGKGTSGFLRSVSSTQWGLMLMVFGLSHLAYYQFATPEYGANLVLFLVVLTQINDVVHYLISIYLGKRKVVPSANPSITWEGFIGAAFITTIISYFIYSYLTPLDLTFGILSGVLISLSGFFGSLTISVLKRDLLIGDNEKLNTLKKSYLTRVDSLTYTSPVFFHVIRYFFDFM from the coding sequence ATGGTTACTACTATTTGGACACTTTCAGTCATTTTGCTAGGTTTATCTTTCGTTAGTATTCTGTTTATTGTTTTGAAAAGGAAAGAGCCAAACAAGGATTTTTCAGCAGTTTCTTTAAGGATAAAAACTTGGTGGGGGATGTTTGTTGTTTTTTGTATGGCAACATTATTTAATCCAGCTGTATCGTTGCTCTCGTTAATGATTCTTTGTTTCTTTGGATTAAAAGAATATTTTTCAATGATGAAAACAAGGAAAGCTGATCGGCGTTTATTCCTTTGGTCTTACCTTGCGATTCCATTACAATTTTATTGGATCTATATAGGATGGTATGGCATGTTTATCGTATTCATTCCTGTTTATGTCTTCTTATTTTTACCATTGCCTAGGCTAATAGGAAAAGGAACAAGTGGTTTTTTACGTTCAGTGAGCTCGACACAATGGGGATTAATGTTGATGGTTTTTGGACTAAGCCACTTAGCCTACTATCAATTTGCAACACCGGAATATGGAGCAAATCTAGTACTATTTCTCGTCGTATTAACGCAAATAAACGATGTAGTTCATTATCTGATTTCGATTTATCTTGGTAAAAGAAAAGTAGTTCCTTCTGCAAATCCTAGTATTACGTGGGAAGGATTTATCGGAGCTGCTTTCATTACAACGATTATTTCTTACTTTATTTATTCTTATTTAACTCCACTTGATTTAACGTTTGGTATTTTGTCAGGAGTGCTTATTAGCTTAAGTGGATTTTTTGGAAGTTTAACTATTTCAGTATTGAAGCGTGATTTATTGATTGGTGATAATGAAAAATTAAACACATTGAAAAAAAGCTATTTAACTAGAGTAGATAGCTTAACATACACTTCTCCTGTATTTTTTCATGTCATTCGATACTTTTTTGATTTTATGTAA
- a CDS encoding coproporphyrinogen III oxidase, with amino-acid sequence MKIYIKGIDDERFHRPLRLIGNLFFEETELCFTEGDATLEAEFFIEENNDGVSIKGFLRTEDGEEFVASKDQQIASHIEGKDHLRQVKNTLSYVYLTMLQDYTGMTQKWGILTGIRPTKLYHKKRQEGMPEREIHRMFKEEYLLADEKIQLMKQIVERQLQVIPDIDSLSNEVSIYIGIPFCPTKCAYCTFPAYAINGRQGSVTSFLGGLHYEMKEIGRWLKEKGIKITTVYYGGGTPTSITAEEMDMLYEEMSETFPNVENIREITVEAGRPDTITKEKLDVLNKWKIDRISINPQSYIQDTLKAIGRHHTVEETIEKFHLARTMGMNNINMDLIIGLPGEGVKEFDYTLSESAKLMPESLTVHTLSFKRASEMTKNKHKYKVASREEISTMMDHAVTWTNDHGYAPYYLYRQKNILGNLENVGYALKGQDSIYNIMIMEEQQTIIGIGCGAASKFVHPETMKITHFANPKDPKSYNDGFKHYTDEKIKILEELFIKE; translated from the coding sequence ATGAAAATATATATTAAAGGGATAGATGACGAACGTTTCCATAGGCCACTTCGTTTAATCGGTAATTTGTTTTTTGAAGAAACGGAACTCTGCTTTACAGAAGGTGATGCAACCCTTGAGGCAGAGTTTTTCATTGAAGAGAACAACGATGGTGTTTCGATAAAAGGTTTTTTGCGTACGGAAGATGGAGAAGAATTTGTAGCAAGTAAAGACCAACAAATAGCTTCACATATTGAGGGCAAGGATCATTTAAGACAAGTGAAAAATACACTATCTTATGTTTATTTGACTATGCTTCAGGATTATACAGGAATGACTCAAAAGTGGGGGATCCTCACTGGTATCAGACCTACGAAGCTCTATCATAAAAAAAGACAAGAGGGTATGCCAGAGCGTGAGATTCACCGAATGTTTAAAGAGGAATATTTGCTTGCTGATGAAAAGATTCAACTGATGAAGCAAATCGTTGAGCGACAATTACAGGTTATTCCTGATATTGATTCATTGTCAAATGAAGTCAGTATTTATATAGGGATCCCCTTTTGTCCAACTAAATGTGCTTATTGTACGTTTCCAGCTTATGCAATCAACGGTCGTCAAGGCTCAGTTACTTCATTTTTAGGTGGCTTGCATTATGAAATGAAGGAAATAGGGCGCTGGTTAAAAGAAAAAGGAATAAAGATTACAACTGTCTATTATGGTGGCGGAACGCCAACAAGTATTACGGCAGAGGAGATGGATATGCTTTATGAAGAAATGTCCGAAACATTCCCAAATGTTGAAAACATAAGAGAAATTACCGTTGAAGCCGGAAGACCTGACACCATTACAAAGGAAAAGCTGGATGTTCTAAATAAATGGAAGATTGACCGTATAAGCATTAATCCACAATCCTATATACAAGATACTTTAAAAGCAATTGGACGTCACCACACTGTGGAAGAAACAATTGAAAAATTCCATCTAGCTAGAACTATGGGAATGAACAATATTAATATGGATTTGATTATAGGTTTACCTGGTGAAGGTGTTAAAGAATTTGATTATACTCTATCAGAATCAGCTAAGCTTATGCCTGAATCATTAACTGTCCATACTTTATCGTTTAAACGCGCATCTGAAATGACTAAAAACAAGCATAAATATAAGGTAGCAAGTCGTGAGGAAATTAGTACGATGATGGACCATGCAGTAACATGGACAAACGATCATGGTTATGCTCCATACTATTTATATCGTCAAAAAAATATTCTTGGAAACCTAGAAAATGTTGGTTATGCACTTAAAGGACAGGATAGCATCTACAATATTATGATTATGGAAGAACAGCAGACGATTATTGGTATTGGCTGTGGTGCGGCAAGCAAGTTTGTTCACCCGGAAACGATGAAGATTACTCATTTTGCGAATCCTAAAGATCCTAAGTCCTATAACGATGGGTTTAAGCATTATACTGATGAAAAAATAAAAATATTAGAAGAGCTATTTATAAAGGAATAA
- a CDS encoding AraC family transcriptional regulator — protein MDLLEKMNGALTYIEENLTNDIDFKEVARLAFCSEYHFKRMFSFLAGVTLSEYIRRRRLTLAAFELSNSNLRIIDVAIKYGYSSPDSFTRAFQSLHGVTPSEARNKGQSLKAYPRMTFQLSIKGGSEMNYRIEEKDAFHIVGIKKRVPIIFHGVNPEIAAMWGNLNNEIINRLKNLSNVEPLGLLQASSNFSEGRMEEKGELDHYIGVATTNECPDDLTHLEVPALTWAVFESVGPFPETLQDIWGRIYSEWFPTTNYQQTEGPEILWNEHKDVSSPTFKSEIWIPILKKE, from the coding sequence ATGGATTTGCTTGAAAAAATGAATGGAGCATTAACCTATATCGAAGAAAATCTTACGAATGATATTGACTTCAAAGAAGTAGCAAGGCTAGCATTTTGTTCGGAATATCATTTTAAAAGAATGTTTTCTTTCCTTGCGGGTGTTACATTATCGGAGTACATCCGCCGCAGACGCCTCACACTTGCGGCATTTGAGCTTAGTAATAGTAACTTAAGAATTATTGATGTCGCGATAAAATATGGATACAGCTCACCTGACTCTTTCACAAGAGCCTTTCAAAGCTTACACGGCGTAACACCGTCAGAAGCCAGAAATAAGGGTCAATCACTAAAAGCCTATCCACGAATGACCTTTCAACTTTCAATTAAAGGAGGAAGTGAAATGAATTACCGGATAGAGGAAAAAGATGCTTTTCACATAGTTGGTATTAAGAAAAGGGTCCCAATTATTTTCCACGGAGTAAATCCTGAGATTGCCGCTATGTGGGGAAATTTAAATAATGAGATAATAAATAGACTTAAGAATCTTTCTAATGTTGAGCCTTTGGGACTTCTTCAAGCATCATCGAATTTTTCTGAAGGACGAATGGAGGAAAAAGGGGAACTCGATCATTATATCGGTGTTGCAACAACTAATGAGTGTCCTGATGATCTTACACACCTTGAAGTTCCTGCTTTAACATGGGCTGTATTCGAATCAGTGGGACCATTTCCTGAAACGTTACAGGATATCTGGGGACGCATCTATTCTGAATGGTTTCCAACAACAAACTATCAACAAACAGAAGGTCCAGAAATCCTATGGAACGAGCATAAAGATGTTTCCTCACCTACTTTTAAAAGCGAAATCTGGATACCAATTTTAAAAAAAGAATAA
- a CDS encoding enoyl-CoA hydratase: protein MKYQTVELITEGKTATLYLNRVESLNAMDVQMIQELTNVLKEVSASEVKLLFITGRGRAFSAGGDLKTMLSNKDDTGFQPVMENIKNLIVTLYTMPAVTVSLINGAAAGLGLSLALACDYVMAEKQSKVAMNFINIGLVPDGGGHFFLKKRLGEHRAKQVIWEGKSIAANEAFQVGIVDRVYEGDTEEQLEFVKRKMEARPLKAMIASKLIFSKQELPRLLDTLNLETMNQLEMRRTDDHREGVAAFLEKRAAQFTGE from the coding sequence ATGAAATATCAAACAGTTGAACTCATAACAGAGGGGAAAACAGCTACATTATATTTGAACAGAGTGGAGTCATTAAATGCAATGGACGTACAAATGATTCAGGAGTTAACAAACGTATTGAAAGAGGTATCAGCATCTGAAGTGAAGCTTTTGTTTATCACTGGCAGAGGTCGAGCATTTTCAGCTGGGGGAGACCTAAAAACGATGTTATCCAATAAAGATGACACAGGATTTCAACCTGTGATGGAAAATATTAAAAACCTGATTGTGACACTTTACACAATGCCTGCTGTAACTGTTAGCTTAATAAATGGAGCAGCCGCTGGATTGGGACTAAGCTTGGCATTAGCTTGTGACTATGTAATGGCAGAAAAACAATCAAAGGTAGCTATGAATTTTATTAATATTGGGCTTGTTCCAGATGGAGGGGGGCATTTCTTCTTAAAGAAAAGACTTGGTGAGCATCGAGCAAAACAAGTTATTTGGGAAGGAAAATCAATAGCTGCTAATGAAGCATTTCAAGTTGGTATTGTTGATAGGGTGTATGAAGGGGATACTGAGGAACAGCTTGAGTTTGTGAAGCGGAAAATGGAAGCGCGACCATTAAAGGCTATGATTGCTTCAAAACTTATTTTTAGTAAGCAAGAATTACCTCGATTATTGGATACGCTCAATCTAGAAACGATGAATCAGCTTGAGATGCGCAGAACGGATGATCATCGTGAAGGGGTAGCAGCGTTCTTAGAGAAGCGGGCTGCACAGTTTACAGGTGAATAA
- a CDS encoding YhzD family protein produces MGLYYLTVFEKNGEKLLDESFEAQTEQEAKEIGQRKLEENNWIDKTHRCTSAAGKLVLFGR; encoded by the coding sequence ATGGGTTTGTACTATTTAACGGTTTTCGAAAAAAATGGAGAAAAACTTTTAGATGAAAGCTTTGAAGCTCAAACAGAGCAGGAAGCAAAGGAAATAGGGCAACGTAAATTGGAAGAAAATAATTGGATAGACAAAACACATCGGTGTACTTCTGCTGCAGGGAAGCTTGTTTTATTTGGACGTTAA
- a CDS encoding ABC transporter ATP-binding protein, translating into MSLKIEGVTKRFGVHTAVDQLSIVIPEREIFGFLGANGAGKTTTFRMILGLLNPSDGVITWNDKKISYETSDQIGYLPEERGLYPKLKVKEQLIYLGRLKGMSKHEVLVEMNHWLERFKVPEYANKKVEELSKGNQQKIQFIAAVIHKPKLLILDEPFSGLDPVNVELLKKAVVELKDAGTSIVFASHRMEHVEELCQHLCIMHKGKPIVHGSLREIKRSFGKKNVFVQGDFDMSFLEEVPGVTKYKKISEGAELQINNEDVAQVIFQELQNKGFVRKFALEEPSLNDIFIEKVGASYE; encoded by the coding sequence ATGAGTTTGAAAATTGAAGGTGTTACAAAGCGCTTTGGTGTACATACAGCTGTTGATCAGTTGTCAATCGTTATTCCTGAACGGGAAATTTTTGGATTTCTTGGTGCGAATGGTGCGGGTAAAACGACGACATTTCGAATGATTTTAGGATTGTTAAATCCGTCAGATGGGGTAATTACATGGAATGATAAAAAAATTTCATATGAGACAAGTGATCAAATTGGTTACCTCCCTGAGGAGCGAGGACTTTATCCAAAGCTTAAAGTAAAGGAGCAGCTTATCTATTTAGGTAGATTAAAGGGAATGTCAAAACATGAAGTGCTGGTAGAAATGAATCATTGGCTTGAGCGATTTAAGGTACCTGAATATGCAAATAAAAAAGTTGAGGAGCTTTCAAAAGGGAATCAACAAAAAATTCAATTTATCGCAGCTGTTATTCATAAGCCTAAGCTTTTAATACTGGATGAACCCTTTAGTGGATTGGATCCAGTTAATGTAGAGCTATTAAAAAAAGCTGTTGTTGAATTAAAGGATGCCGGCACATCAATCGTGTTTGCTAGTCATCGAATGGAACATGTTGAGGAACTCTGTCAGCATTTGTGTATTATGCACAAAGGTAAGCCAATTGTACATGGTTCACTCCGAGAGATTAAACGATCCTTTGGAAAGAAGAATGTCTTTGTCCAAGGTGACTTCGATATGAGTTTTTTAGAAGAAGTACCTGGTGTGACAAAATATAAGAAAATTTCTGAAGGTGCCGAGCTTCAAATTAATAATGAAGATGTAGCCCAGGTTATTTTTCAGGAGCTACAAAATAAGGGGTTTGTTCGTAAATTTGCACTAGAAGAACCGTCATTAAATGATATTTTTATTGAGAAGGTAGGTGCTTCCTATGAATAA
- a CDS encoding ABC transporter permease, which yields MNKFWIMVAHTYLSKIKTKSFLITTLITVLLIFGLSNISTIIEAFDKKDEAKTFAVLDETNKFYTTFEKNLVESQIQIELEKSTLSESELDKQVLEEELDGLIILKLDENQLPTATVKTLSMTDSEVFTQIEQVLQQTKLEFGREKLGLDSDELNQLFTPVELSKVALEDNAKTEEELNQARGLVYVLLFVIYFSVIFYASMIATEVATEKSSRVMEILISSVSPVQQMFAKLIGIGLLSLTQMFVILGVGYASIKSQIDNLNAMTGGVLGFSDIPTSTFIYAIIYFLLGYFLFATLAAFLGSLVSRIEDVQQLISPMIFLIVGAFMIAMFGLTNPETPFITISSYIPFFTPMIMFLRVGMLNIPPWEIGLSIALLLVSIALLAIFGARVYKGGVLIYGKSSSIKDIKRALTMSKDK from the coding sequence ATGAATAAGTTTTGGATTATGGTAGCACACACATACTTAAGTAAAATAAAAACGAAGTCATTTCTTATTACTACGTTAATAACAGTATTGCTTATCTTCGGACTATCAAATATTTCTACAATTATCGAAGCTTTTGACAAAAAAGATGAAGCAAAAACGTTTGCTGTCCTCGATGAAACGAATAAATTCTATACAACCTTTGAAAAAAATCTTGTTGAAAGCCAAATCCAAATTGAACTTGAAAAATCAACTCTTTCAGAATCAGAACTTGATAAACAAGTGTTGGAAGAAGAGTTGGACGGCTTGATCATCCTAAAGCTTGATGAAAATCAGCTTCCAACAGCAACAGTGAAGACATTATCTATGACAGATAGTGAGGTTTTTACACAAATCGAACAAGTACTCCAACAGACAAAGCTCGAATTTGGAAGAGAGAAACTAGGGTTAGATTCAGATGAGTTAAACCAATTGTTTACACCTGTTGAACTCAGTAAAGTGGCCTTAGAAGATAATGCGAAAACAGAAGAAGAGTTAAACCAAGCAAGAGGGCTAGTATATGTTTTATTGTTTGTCATTTATTTTTCTGTTATTTTTTATGCAAGTATGATTGCAACAGAGGTAGCAACGGAAAAGTCTTCACGCGTCATGGAAATTTTAATTTCTAGTGTATCTCCAGTGCAACAAATGTTTGCCAAATTAATCGGGATTGGACTACTTAGCTTGACTCAAATGTTTGTAATCCTTGGTGTAGGCTATGCATCCATTAAATCGCAAATTGATAATTTGAATGCAATGACAGGTGGGGTTTTAGGATTTAGTGACATTCCGACATCTACGTTCATTTATGCAATCATTTACTTCCTTCTAGGCTATTTTTTATTTGCGACCCTAGCTGCGTTCCTTGGATCACTAGTAAGTAGAATAGAAGATGTTCAGCAATTAATCTCACCAATGATCTTCTTGATTGTTGGAGCATTTATGATTGCGATGTTTGGATTGACAAATCCAGAAACACCGTTTATTACAATTAGCTCATATATTCCATTTTTTACGCCAATGATTATGTTTTTACGAGTTGGAATGTTGAATATTCCACCTTGGGAAATTGGTCTATCAATTGCTTTATTGCTAGTTTCAATTGCCCTGCTAGCTATCTTTGGTGCTCGTGTTTATAAGGGTGGAGTGCTGATATATGGAAAATCTTCATCTATTAAGGATATAAAAAGGGCTTTGACGATGTCGAAGGATAAGTAG
- a CDS encoding metallophosphoesterase family protein: MKNSITFIHAADLHLDSPFVGLKYLPPQLFEKIRESTFLAFSKVITSAINEKVDFVLLSGDLYDGEERSLKAQLKLKKEFDRLAEVGIEVFVIHGNHDHTGGKWIDLQWPDNVHVFSSKVVEMKTYLKNEIPVAHIYGYSYPSRSVQENMTQQYKKQGNSGNSSVYHIGMLHGSIEGNKDHDVYCPFKVNELINKEFDYWALGHIHKRQILHEKNPIIAYPGNIQGRHRKETGKKGCYLVEMQDDTASTTFISTEEVIWEEVELSIEGLTSVSELIKKCEHSIEQFRQTGCSTCLTFAFTGTGDISSFLQTPQTIQDLLEALNDVESENDQFVWVVKILNKTYEPSQNNPNLVSFLTDLHTTVENYQSFSEVIRPLEQHPVYKKYISEFTLEEQQQLLKEAEQLLHSELLQQQSGVKKI, from the coding sequence ATGAAAAATTCAATTACATTTATCCATGCAGCCGACCTACATTTGGATAGTCCGTTTGTTGGTTTAAAGTATTTACCTCCTCAATTATTTGAGAAAATCCGAGAAAGCACCTTTCTAGCATTTTCTAAAGTAATAACAAGTGCGATCAATGAGAAGGTTGACTTTGTGTTGCTCTCTGGAGATTTATATGATGGTGAAGAAAGGAGTCTAAAAGCACAATTGAAGTTGAAAAAAGAATTTGATCGATTGGCTGAAGTAGGTATCGAAGTGTTCGTAATACATGGTAATCACGATCATACTGGTGGGAAATGGATTGATTTACAGTGGCCAGACAATGTTCATGTTTTCTCTAGCAAGGTAGTAGAAATGAAAACATATCTTAAAAACGAGATACCTGTTGCCCATATTTATGGCTATAGTTATCCTTCTCGGTCCGTACAAGAAAATATGACACAACAGTATAAAAAGCAGGGGAATTCGGGGAATTCCAGTGTTTATCATATAGGAATGCTCCACGGTTCAATAGAGGGAAATAAGGACCATGATGTGTATTGTCCATTTAAAGTAAATGAGCTTATCAATAAAGAGTTTGACTACTGGGCGTTAGGGCATATTCATAAGCGTCAAATACTGCATGAAAAAAATCCAATCATTGCTTATCCAGGAAATATTCAAGGACGACACCGTAAAGAAACAGGTAAAAAAGGGTGTTATCTAGTTGAAATGCAAGATGATACTGCTTCTACTACGTTTATCTCGACTGAAGAAGTCATTTGGGAAGAAGTCGAGCTTTCCATTGAAGGACTCACTAGTGTTTCAGAGTTAATTAAGAAGTGTGAGCATAGTATTGAACAATTTCGTCAAACAGGTTGCTCTACTTGTTTAACATTTGCCTTTACTGGTACTGGGGACATATCAAGTTTCCTACAAACTCCACAAACGATCCAAGATTTATTAGAGGCTCTTAATGATGTTGAAAGTGAAAATGATCAGTTTGTTTGGGTAGTTAAAATACTAAATAAAACATATGAACCTAGTCAAAATAATCCTAACCTTGTATCATTTTTAACCGACTTACATACAACAGTAGAAAATTATCAGTCATTTTCTGAGGTCATACGACCGCTTGAACAGCACCCTGTTTATAAAAAATATATTTCAGAGTTTACGTTAGAAGAACAACAACAGCTTCTAAAGGAAGCAGAGCAACTTTTACATAGTGAACTTTTGCAGCAACAAAGTGGGGTGAAAAAGATTTGA